The Neisseria macacae ATCC 33926 genome contains the following window.
ATGAGGCCCGGCGTAACCGGTTGGGCGCAGGTCAACGGGCGCAACGCGCTTTCGTGGGACGAAAAGTTCGCACACGATATTTGGTATATCGACCATTACAGTTTTTGGCTGGATATGAAAATCCTGTTTCTGACAGTCAAAAAAGTCTTTATCAAAGAAGGTATTTCGGCTGAGGGAGAAGCCACCATGCCCTATTTCACAGGAAATGACACTGATGCGAAAAAATAACGTACTCATCCTTTCCGCGGGAAGGCGCGTTGAATTGGTACAGGATTTTCAAACCGAAGCGGCCAAGTTTTCAGACGACGTCAAGATTTTGACGACGGATTTGGTGCCGCGTATGTCCTCCGCCTGCCACGTTTCGGACGGTTCGTTTGAAGTGCCGCTGATTAGCGCCGATTCATATATCGACAGCATTTTCGATCTGGCGGTACGCGAAAACATCGGTTTAATCATCCCGACCATAGACACCGAACTACAAAAGCTGGCAGACGAGCGCGAACGCTTCGAAGCGGCAGGCATCCACATCGTCGTTTCCGACTCGGACTTCATCGCGCAATGCCGCGACAAACGGAAAACCGCCAGCTTGTTTGCCCGCTACGGCATACGTTCGCCCGAAATTTACGACCGCGAGAAGTTGGTTTTCCCTTGCTTCGCCAAACCCTACGACGGCAGCCGCGCCATCGGGGCCAAACGGATCGACACGCCAGCCTGCCTGACGCCTGAAATCGTGGACGACCCCAAGCTGATGTTCTGCGAGCTTATCGACATCGAAAACGAATTTTCCGAATTTACCGTCGATATGTATTACGACCATGAAAGTCGTCTGAAATGCGCCATCCCGCGAAAACGCTTGGAAGTGCGTTCCGGCGAAGTCAGCAAAGGCATTACCCGCAAAAACAGCCTCTACCAAACGCTGCTGGAAAAAATGGCGGTATTGGAAGGCGCGCGCGGCTGCATCACGGCGCAGTTCTTCTGCAACGAAGAAACCGGCGAATTCTACGGCGTGGAAATCAACCCCCGCTTCGGCGGCGGCTTCCCGCTGACGTATGCCGCGGGCGGCAATTACCCGGGCTGGCTGATGCACGAATACTTCCGCAACGAAGAAATCCCGTTTTCAGACGACTGGGAAAACAACCTCATCATGCTGCGCTACGATGCCAAGGTCTTGGTTCATGAAAACGATTAATCCCGAAACCGCCGTCATTGTCTTCGACTTGGACGATACGCTGTACTCGGAATACGAATACAAACTCTCCGGCATCCGTGCAATCGTCGATACCGTTGCCACCCTGTATCCCGATTGGGATTCAGACGACCTATGGCGCAGTATCGACCCCGACGGTAAAGACTGGCTGGACAAGTTGTGCCGCCACTGCGGTTTCAACGAATCGGAAAAACAGGTTCTTCTGTGGCAATACCGGCTGCACCGCCCGACGCTGACGCCGTATGCCCCGCATGATTTCCTGTCCAAGCTGACCGCGCCCTTCGCCGCACGCGCGCTGATTACCGACGGCAGAAGCTTGACCCAACGCTTGAAGCTGGAAGCCTTGGGGCTGTATTCCCTGTTTGACGACATCCTCGTCTCCGAAGCCTGCGCTTCGGAAAAGCCCGACGGCAAACGCTTCCGCTATTTACAAGACAAATATGCCGAAAAGGCAGACTGTTTCATCTACATCGGCGACAACCTTTCCAAAGACTTCATCGCGCCGAACGCTTTGGGCTGGATCACCATAGGGCTGCATCCGTCCGAGCACAATATTCACCACCACTTACCCGAAAACTTTAACAAAGAACACCATCCCGATGCGTGGATCAGCTCCCTGCAGGATTTGGCGCAGCTGATTGCCCCTTCGGACTGTTCAACAAAATCACACATTAGCTGATAAAACAAAAAGGACTCTCACATGACAAAAATATTATTCATGGGACGTAAACGGCTTTCCGCCAACCTGCTCCGGCTCTTATCCTCACAAAACGGCATCGAAATCGTCGGCGTACTGACCGACAGCCACCTGCAAGGCTCGCCGACGGCCGCCGCCGCCAAAGAATTGGGCTTGCCGCTCTACACTTTCGACACCGCCTTGGAAGCAATGAAAGAAGGTCGTCTGAAATACGACTTGGGCTTGTCCGTACTCTACTGGCGCAAACTGCGCGACGAATTCCTGACCGTCCCGCGCTTGGGTACGATCAACTTCCACCCGGCCCTGTTACCCGAATACAAAGGCACGGGCGGCTACAACCTCGCCATCATGGACGAATTGTCCGAATGGGGCAGCACCGCCCACTACGTCGATGCCTCCATCGACACCGGCGAAATCATCGAAGTGGACCGCTTCCCCATTGATTCTTCTGCCGAAACCG
Protein-coding sequences here:
- a CDS encoding ATP-grasp domain-containing protein → MRKNNVLILSAGRRVELVQDFQTEAAKFSDDVKILTTDLVPRMSSACHVSDGSFEVPLISADSYIDSIFDLAVRENIGLIIPTIDTELQKLADERERFEAAGIHIVVSDSDFIAQCRDKRKTASLFARYGIRSPEIYDREKLVFPCFAKPYDGSRAIGAKRIDTPACLTPEIVDDPKLMFCELIDIENEFSEFTVDMYYDHESRLKCAIPRKRLEVRSGEVSKGITRKNSLYQTLLEKMAVLEGARGCITAQFFCNEETGEFYGVEINPRFGGGFPLTYAAGGNYPGWLMHEYFRNEEIPFSDDWENNLIMLRYDAKVLVHEND
- a CDS encoding HAD family hydrolase; translated protein: MKTINPETAVIVFDLDDTLYSEYEYKLSGIRAIVDTVATLYPDWDSDDLWRSIDPDGKDWLDKLCRHCGFNESEKQVLLWQYRLHRPTLTPYAPHDFLSKLTAPFAARALITDGRSLTQRLKLEALGLYSLFDDILVSEACASEKPDGKRFRYLQDKYAEKADCFIYIGDNLSKDFIAPNALGWITIGLHPSEHNIHHHLPENFNKEHHPDAWISSLQDLAQLIAPSDCSTKSHIS
- a CDS encoding formyltransferase family protein, which translates into the protein MTKILFMGRKRLSANLLRLLSSQNGIEIVGVLTDSHLQGSPTAAAAKELGLPLYTFDTALEAMKEGRLKYDLGLSVLYWRKLRDEFLTVPRLGTINFHPALLPEYKGTGGYNLAIMDELSEWGSTAHYVDASIDTGEIIEVDRFPIDSSAETAQSLERKTMQALEPFAQRIIARAVEAQAKLPTTPNIGGRYVSRDEMEAMKQIRDGDDVEKKIRAFWFPPYDGAYVEIDGQKYTLINRQLLEEVAPKDSTSLFAGKANA